The following coding sequences are from one Frigoribacterium sp. Leaf415 window:
- a CDS encoding glycosyltransferase family 4 protein — MNSFFDFALSIAPQLLRRIGYLRAKRVLLAPRGEFGAAAYASKSRKKKLFIALYRALGLHRGVVWHASSVAEKADIEHVWGEGTQVVVRENDTLLPALSDRSVIDAAAGERPLSLVSLGRLVDHKGLHLVLEGLADASSPIDLDVYGPAEDEAYVDRCKSVVRSLNENVTVRFHDAVPHDRVRELLAGHDALVMPTAGENFGHVIAEALSVACPVICSDRTPWTRVLRSGGGVVVDERTAENWRTALLDYATLNAEGRAQRRYLAADAYDEWRGRQSRPHVFELLQRSSTS; from the coding sequence GTGAACTCATTCTTCGACTTTGCATTATCCATCGCCCCACAACTCTTGAGACGAATCGGATACCTACGCGCAAAGCGAGTGCTTCTTGCTCCCAGGGGTGAATTCGGTGCCGCCGCTTATGCCTCAAAGTCGAGGAAGAAGAAGCTGTTCATAGCTCTCTACCGAGCTCTCGGCCTCCACCGTGGCGTTGTCTGGCACGCATCCTCCGTCGCGGAAAAAGCGGACATCGAACATGTCTGGGGCGAGGGAACCCAGGTCGTCGTAAGGGAGAACGACACGCTACTTCCCGCTTTGAGCGACCGAAGCGTCATCGATGCGGCGGCCGGGGAACGCCCCCTCTCGCTCGTGAGTCTGGGTAGGTTGGTAGACCACAAGGGGTTGCACCTCGTCCTGGAGGGGCTCGCGGATGCTTCGAGTCCCATTGACCTTGATGTTTACGGCCCCGCAGAGGACGAAGCTTACGTAGATCGTTGCAAGTCAGTTGTCAGGAGCCTGAATGAGAACGTGACCGTTCGTTTTCACGACGCTGTGCCGCACGACCGGGTTCGTGAACTGCTCGCAGGGCATGACGCTCTCGTGATGCCGACAGCTGGAGAAAATTTCGGGCATGTCATCGCCGAAGCCCTGTCGGTCGCTTGCCCCGTCATCTGTTCGGATAGGACGCCCTGGACTCGTGTGCTTCGGAGTGGTGGCGGCGTGGTCGTCGACGAACGGACAGCAGAAAATTGGCGAACCGCCCTGCTGGATTACGCCACTCTCAACGCTGAGGGCCGTGCTCAGCGTAGATATCTGGCAGCTGACGCCTACGACGAGTGGAGAGGACGTCAGTCACGGCCTCACGTCTTCGAACTCTTGCAACGTTCATCGACCAGCTGA
- a CDS encoding O-antigen ligase family protein, whose translation MTSTVLRRARFTQGFAIVGGASLVAFATWAVTTGPRILGLLAVGAFALIVIFAAKPAWRRPSCYASAILLVIFSATTAVTAGELGAILSVATRILGFVILIGLSALRSPVRPAPKRLSDHGRWHISLTAFLAVYLLVAAGLHGQFVLLILYGIGLVLLLVTAHFLQRDDDPALAKGILIALVMLMISSVLLGLVVPSLGTEMGRLRGVLENANSLGFFAFILGISALTLTKSKYTRVVSLSLTAVVLVWTASRASTLALAIVVLLLLFRGGLLRVVFFFAMAAAVAAVVWALQPTLFDPLQGLLRLNDSRSGSTEVAVNAFVSSPLIGIGLGNEEAIIASSPFRALAQAGIFGLAAVVGMWASVLIAGTRRAFALGSFALAAVVHSVFEGWLLSPVSPFLGIFVITWIAIDRGDVVRNTAQKRDFGHLAGRKDSRLGA comes from the coding sequence ATGACGTCGACCGTGCTCAGACGAGCGCGATTCACTCAAGGTTTCGCGATCGTGGGTGGGGCGAGCCTCGTCGCATTCGCCACATGGGCAGTCACCACCGGCCCAAGAATTTTGGGCCTTCTTGCCGTCGGCGCCTTCGCCCTGATCGTCATTTTTGCGGCCAAACCAGCTTGGCGTAGGCCATCGTGTTACGCCTCAGCGATACTACTCGTAATATTTTCTGCGACGACAGCAGTCACGGCGGGAGAGCTGGGCGCCATTCTGTCCGTCGCGACCAGAATCCTTGGATTTGTCATCCTGATAGGACTCTCGGCCCTGCGTAGTCCAGTAAGGCCTGCGCCCAAGCGTCTCTCGGACCATGGACGCTGGCACATTTCCCTCACTGCGTTCCTCGCGGTCTATCTTCTCGTTGCAGCAGGCTTGCACGGCCAATTCGTGCTGCTGATCCTCTACGGTATCGGTCTCGTCTTACTCCTCGTGACTGCCCATTTCCTGCAGCGCGATGACGACCCAGCTCTCGCAAAGGGCATTCTGATCGCACTCGTCATGCTGATGATCTCGTCCGTGCTGCTCGGTCTCGTCGTGCCGTCTCTTGGCACTGAAATGGGACGCCTTCGGGGTGTTCTTGAAAACGCCAACTCGCTCGGATTCTTCGCTTTCATCTTGGGAATCTCAGCGCTAACCCTCACGAAGTCCAAGTACACACGAGTCGTGTCGCTATCGCTGACGGCCGTGGTGCTCGTCTGGACGGCGAGTCGAGCGAGCACCCTAGCGCTGGCGATCGTCGTCTTGCTCCTACTCTTTCGAGGAGGCCTCCTCCGGGTCGTCTTCTTCTTCGCTATGGCGGCTGCAGTTGCGGCGGTCGTGTGGGCGCTTCAGCCGACACTCTTCGACCCTCTCCAGGGACTCCTCCGTCTCAACGATTCGAGGTCAGGTTCAACCGAAGTCGCAGTGAACGCCTTTGTCAGTAGTCCCTTGATCGGGATCGGTCTCGGCAACGAGGAAGCCATCATCGCAAGTAGCCCATTCCGAGCCCTGGCGCAGGCCGGCATTTTTGGTCTCGCCGCAGTCGTTGGCATGTGGGCGTCAGTTCTAATTGCGGGCACCAGAAGGGCCTTTGCGCTGGGCTCATTTGCATTGGCCGCAGTCGTTCATAGTGTTTTTGAAGGTTGGCTCCTCTCGCCTGTCAGCCCCTTCCTCGGAATCTTCGTCATCACATGGATCGCAATCGACCGAGGCGACGTGGTGCGGAACACTGCACAAAAGAGAGACTTTGGTCACCTCGCTGGACGGAAGGACTCTCGGCTCGGCGCATGA
- a CDS encoding nucleotide sugar dehydrogenase — protein sequence MKTVIVGQGYVGLPVAMRAVEVGHDVVGIDLDSNRIGLLQARTSYVDDISDDTLAHATNSGRYLATMDYAHAVGFDVAVITVPTPLRDSLPDLSFIEQSAASLARYVRSGATVVLESTTYPGTTDELLVPILEAGSGLVAGVDFFVGYSPERIDPGNKTWGFRETPKVVSGMNAASLLKVQGFYEQMVDTTVPVSGTREAELTKLLENTFRHVNIALVNELAIFAHQLGVDVWESIEAASSKPFGFMKFTPGPGVGGHCLPVDPSYLSWQVRKQLGKSFRFVELANDVNDHMPDHVVQRVMTMLNDQTKSVRGSQVLLVGLAYKSGTGDIREAPSLRIVDLLQAMGAEITAVDDHVEEHRWPMDVRRAELTADSAASADVIIVLTQHPELPLHVLADTSTPIFDTRNVLRQPGVVQL from the coding sequence ATGAAGACCGTCATCGTTGGCCAGGGTTATGTCGGACTGCCCGTCGCTATGAGAGCCGTCGAGGTGGGGCATGATGTCGTCGGCATCGACCTCGATAGCAACCGCATTGGACTGTTGCAGGCTAGGACGTCTTACGTCGACGACATCAGCGACGACACACTCGCTCACGCGACGAATAGCGGTCGGTACCTCGCGACGATGGATTATGCCCACGCCGTGGGATTCGATGTAGCGGTCATCACGGTGCCGACCCCTCTGCGGGACTCACTGCCCGACCTGAGTTTCATTGAGCAGTCTGCTGCATCCTTGGCGCGGTACGTGCGAAGCGGGGCGACGGTCGTTCTCGAGTCCACGACGTATCCGGGTACCACCGACGAATTGCTCGTACCCATCCTCGAGGCAGGATCGGGTCTTGTTGCTGGCGTGGACTTCTTCGTGGGTTACAGCCCTGAGCGCATCGACCCGGGTAACAAGACCTGGGGCTTCCGTGAGACGCCCAAGGTCGTGTCGGGGATGAACGCCGCCTCTCTGTTGAAGGTTCAAGGCTTCTACGAGCAAATGGTCGACACCACCGTGCCCGTGTCAGGCACCAGAGAAGCCGAACTCACGAAACTTCTCGAGAATACGTTCCGCCACGTCAACATCGCGTTGGTCAACGAGCTCGCCATCTTCGCGCACCAACTGGGCGTCGATGTCTGGGAGAGCATCGAGGCAGCTTCGTCAAAGCCCTTCGGCTTCATGAAGTTCACCCCAGGGCCAGGCGTGGGCGGCCACTGCTTGCCGGTCGACCCGAGCTACCTGTCGTGGCAGGTGCGCAAGCAACTCGGCAAGAGCTTTCGATTCGTCGAGCTCGCAAATGACGTGAACGATCACATGCCAGACCACGTCGTCCAACGTGTGATGACCATGCTGAACGATCAGACCAAGTCCGTCCGAGGCAGTCAGGTCCTCCTTGTCGGACTTGCGTACAAGTCGGGCACCGGGGACATCCGGGAGGCACCGTCTCTCCGCATTGTCGATCTCCTCCAGGCCATGGGGGCCGAGATCACCGCTGTGGATGACCACGTTGAAGAACACCGATGGCCGATGGATGTGCGAAGAGCTGAACTAACGGCGGATTCTGCAGCATCCGCCGACGTGATCATTGTGCTGACCCAACACCCGGAGCTGCCTCTGCACGTCCTAGCGGACACGTCGACCCCCATCTTCGACACGCGCAACGTCCTGCGGCAGCCCGGAGTTGTGCAGCTCTAG
- a CDS encoding lipopolysaccharide biosynthesis protein, protein MKERTAALGGAGAAVAAARIVSLLAAAVQLPILTRALPPGEYGTIAVAMSIAAYFALVTAEPATLAFQRHPGSYGQRGNYAHALSKILPTVAIGGVTVVVIGLLSGGAESAIGVATWGLSLALARYTATAWLMWHRSWSYALNLMASTVARTAMLVGLVVSGVTGPVALIMAGAVSAAVSLILAPRASIRRQDMPTQPWPRSLGYLLAAASLGVTVLGSANVILLEHKVGPAPTASFAAMSQLALLTSGAVASTVLTVIYPSLRRQWDAGEQERVLKSVRVTQLLMVTIAGASVAAFTVFDGAIAGLIVEPSLVDVPTLCVLLIATTIGAIGQTAGWLLQFRLEPRKLATRTAIASVVALALLIASIWTVPTDPARITAIATAIGFTLYASMLRGRAVVREPTVTILVIALMGMALAVLFLPVTAIAGAAAAVSLVALIALGLQKRKKS, encoded by the coding sequence ATGAAGGAGCGCACGGCCGCGCTTGGGGGCGCAGGTGCGGCTGTAGCAGCGGCTCGAATTGTCAGCCTCCTTGCCGCAGCCGTGCAACTTCCGATCCTGACTCGAGCCCTTCCCCCCGGCGAATACGGCACCATCGCCGTCGCCATGTCCATCGCTGCGTATTTCGCGCTCGTCACGGCGGAACCTGCCACTTTGGCTTTCCAGCGTCATCCCGGGTCATATGGGCAAAGAGGTAATTACGCTCATGCACTATCTAAAATACTGCCAACGGTCGCCATAGGTGGTGTGACCGTGGTGGTTATCGGACTGCTCTCGGGCGGAGCGGAGTCGGCAATAGGGGTGGCGACGTGGGGCCTGAGCCTCGCCCTGGCAAGGTACACAGCCACGGCCTGGCTGATGTGGCACAGAAGTTGGTCGTATGCCCTGAACCTGATGGCAAGCACCGTTGCCAGGACGGCGATGCTTGTTGGTCTCGTCGTCTCCGGCGTGACCGGTCCGGTCGCCCTTATCATGGCTGGTGCTGTGTCAGCCGCTGTGAGCCTCATCCTCGCTCCGCGAGCCTCCATACGTCGCCAAGACATGCCCACGCAGCCTTGGCCACGGAGCCTGGGCTATCTCCTCGCCGCCGCGAGTCTGGGCGTAACGGTCCTTGGCAGCGCTAACGTCATCCTGCTTGAGCACAAAGTGGGCCCTGCGCCGACCGCATCTTTCGCAGCCATGTCGCAGCTTGCCTTACTTACATCTGGCGCCGTGGCGAGTACTGTGCTCACGGTCATCTATCCTTCTCTGCGCCGACAATGGGACGCAGGGGAACAGGAGCGTGTGCTCAAGTCCGTGCGGGTTACACAGCTCCTTATGGTCACGATTGCTGGGGCAAGCGTGGCTGCCTTCACCGTCTTCGACGGTGCCATCGCCGGCTTGATCGTGGAACCATCGCTAGTCGATGTCCCTACCTTGTGCGTTTTGCTCATCGCGACGACGATAGGGGCCATAGGCCAGACCGCAGGATGGTTGCTGCAGTTCCGTCTCGAACCCCGGAAGTTGGCCACGCGAACGGCTATCGCTAGCGTCGTGGCTCTAGCTCTGCTGATCGCGTCGATCTGGACGGTGCCCACGGACCCAGCCCGCATTACAGCCATCGCGACAGCAATCGGCTTCACCCTCTACGCGAGCATGTTGCGTGGTCGGGCGGTTGTGAGGGAACCCACAGTCACCATTCTCGTAATTGCCTTGATGGGTATGGCCCTGGCGGTCCTGTTCCTTCCGGTGACGGCGATTGCTGGCGCGGCTGCGGCTGTGTCCCTTGTTGCCTTAATCGCGCTCGGCCTGCAAAAGAGGAAGAAGTCATGA
- a CDS encoding SDR family NAD(P)-dependent oxidoreductase has product MSITDTNDYEGRTVLITGGTGSFGRTVAQKLLSSGVAQVRILSRDEAKQDQMRHDLGDGRARFYVGDVRDYLSVERAARDVDYVFHAAALKQVPSCEFFPIEAVKTNVLGSENVVRASEEAGVSSLVCLSTDKAVYPVNAMGMSKAMMEKVAQSHGLNNPNAVTTVSCVRYGNVMYSRGSVIPLFISQLKAGKDLTVTDPAMTRFMMSLPSSVDLVEHAFRNARQGDLFIRKAAACTMGDLAQAVINVFRSDRRVTVIGTRHAEKVSEALANREELSRAEDMGDYFRISADKRDLNYSAFFEEGDPQQVEFTDYDSHTVDRMTVAEVEQMLLSLPEVRSELALAGIGAPERSA; this is encoded by the coding sequence ATGAGCATCACCGACACGAACGACTACGAGGGTCGCACCGTCCTGATCACGGGAGGCACCGGTTCGTTCGGACGGACGGTCGCACAGAAGCTGCTGTCCTCGGGTGTCGCGCAGGTCCGCATCCTCAGCCGTGACGAGGCCAAGCAGGACCAGATGAGGCACGACCTGGGAGACGGACGCGCGCGGTTCTACGTCGGCGACGTGCGCGACTACCTCAGCGTCGAACGCGCTGCGCGAGACGTCGACTACGTCTTCCACGCGGCGGCCCTCAAGCAGGTACCCTCGTGCGAGTTCTTCCCGATCGAGGCCGTGAAGACGAACGTCCTCGGCAGCGAGAACGTGGTTCGCGCGAGCGAGGAGGCGGGTGTGTCATCCCTCGTCTGTCTCAGCACCGACAAGGCCGTCTACCCGGTCAATGCCATGGGCATGAGCAAGGCGATGATGGAGAAGGTGGCGCAGTCCCACGGGCTGAACAACCCGAACGCCGTCACCACCGTGTCGTGCGTGCGGTACGGCAACGTCATGTACTCACGGGGTTCGGTCATCCCTCTCTTCATCTCGCAGCTCAAGGCCGGCAAGGATCTCACCGTGACCGACCCCGCCATGACGCGGTTCATGATGTCGCTGCCGTCGTCGGTCGACCTCGTCGAGCACGCGTTCCGCAACGCCCGTCAGGGCGACCTGTTCATCAGGAAGGCCGCGGCCTGCACGATGGGCGACCTCGCCCAGGCGGTGATCAACGTGTTCCGCAGCGACCGACGGGTGACCGTGATCGGCACCCGCCACGCCGAGAAGGTGTCCGAGGCACTGGCGAACCGCGAAGAGCTCTCCCGGGCCGAGGACATGGGCGATTACTTCCGCATCTCCGCCGACAAACGTGACCTCAACTACAGCGCCTTCTTCGAGGAGGGCGATCCGCAGCAGGTCGAGTTCACCGACTACGACTCCCACACCGTCGACCGGATGACCGTGGCCGAGGTCGAGCAGATGCTCTTGTCGCTGCCCGAGGTGCGTTCGGAGCTCGCCTTGGCCGGCATCGGGGCGCCGGAACGGTCCGCATGA
- a CDS encoding polysaccharide biosynthesis C-terminal domain-containing protein: MKIAMTGAGGFVGWHTRAYLHSIGERDVHAFAVGSAFDASAADVAVSGSDRLLLIAGVNRGSDDEVRDGNLLFAEQAAVALRAAEAPPHLVVFASSTQVGNGSVYGQAKHEASEVVRVAAEAVGARFVDLRLPNLFGEHGRPFYNSVTATFCHLLSRGERPSVEIDNTLSLMHVQHAVEALVEGSPSSVLEPHVTVSSVSSLLSTLSTFAEAYGRGDVPALRSDFERDLFNTYRSFAFEVSTSLDLRQNADDRGSFTEVIRSHGGSGQTSFSTTVPGVTRGQHYHRRKMERFTVLAGSADIRLRRLFSDDVVTVSVDGDRPCSVDMPTFWAHSITNTGDDVLYTMFWSNEIFDPAAPDTIPETV, translated from the coding sequence ATGAAGATCGCGATGACCGGGGCGGGCGGGTTCGTCGGCTGGCACACCCGGGCTTACCTCCACTCGATCGGCGAACGCGACGTGCACGCGTTCGCGGTCGGTTCGGCCTTCGACGCCAGCGCGGCCGACGTGGCTGTGTCGGGGTCGGACCGGCTGCTGCTGATCGCCGGCGTGAACCGTGGCAGCGACGACGAAGTCCGGGACGGGAACCTGCTCTTCGCCGAGCAGGCCGCAGTGGCCCTCCGAGCCGCCGAGGCCCCACCCCACCTCGTCGTGTTCGCGAGCTCGACCCAGGTCGGCAACGGCTCGGTGTACGGACAGGCGAAGCACGAGGCGTCTGAGGTCGTACGGGTCGCCGCCGAGGCCGTCGGGGCACGCTTCGTCGACCTGCGGCTGCCCAACCTGTTCGGTGAGCACGGGCGCCCCTTCTACAACTCGGTCACGGCGACGTTCTGCCATCTGCTGAGTCGGGGTGAGAGGCCGTCGGTCGAGATCGACAACACGCTGAGTCTGATGCACGTTCAGCACGCGGTAGAGGCTCTGGTGGAGGGCAGCCCGAGCAGCGTCCTCGAGCCGCACGTCACGGTGTCGTCCGTCTCGTCGCTGCTCTCGACCCTCTCGACCTTCGCCGAGGCCTATGGGCGGGGCGACGTACCCGCCTTGAGAAGCGACTTCGAGCGGGACCTGTTCAACACCTACCGATCGTTCGCCTTCGAGGTGTCGACGAGCCTCGACCTCCGGCAGAACGCCGACGATCGGGGTAGCTTCACCGAGGTGATCAGGTCGCACGGCGGCTCGGGCCAGACGTCGTTCTCGACGACGGTGCCGGGCGTCACGCGAGGTCAGCACTACCATCGGCGCAAGATGGAGCGCTTCACGGTGCTGGCCGGCTCGGCCGACATCCGCCTCCGCCGCCTGTTCTCGGACGACGTCGTGACGGTCTCGGTCGACGGTGATCGACCGTGTTCCGTCGACATGCCGACCTTTTGGGCACACTCGATCACCAACACCGGCGACGACGTGCTCTACACGATGTTCTGGTCGAACGAGATCTTCGACCCCGCAGCCCCCGACACCATCCCGGAGACCGTATGA
- a CDS encoding glycosyltransferase family 4 protein, which produces MTSDETFVFWQNAKSIHQAPLIRALSESGSRVVVVAQQELSDGREAMGWDTMDYGAADLITSPRPDELDQIVGAQGGPETHHVFSGLDVYPMVKAARRLVSNETHGHIFMTTESWDPRGAAGALRSLRYRHRAKYLKGVDTLLTIGVHARTQFTGILPRGVRRADFGYFVDEPSEDVGTAPRTVSPEFEFLFVGTMSRLKQVDVLVDNLRGLPRRDWRATFIGDGPLADDVRLAQTALPDNIRVLGSSSNAFVRSVMASADVLILPSAYDGWGAVVSEALMTGTRVLVSDRAGSADLITIPLAGSKFDAGSNSAIKAALVKALQQGKQEQEERERLAKWSAAHLSPHAAADYLKELVREPHKAVAAPWRENENGGLQATKEERR; this is translated from the coding sequence ATGACGAGCGATGAAACCTTCGTTTTTTGGCAGAACGCAAAGTCAATTCATCAAGCACCACTTATCCGAGCGCTTTCCGAGAGTGGTTCACGGGTGGTTGTCGTGGCACAGCAGGAGCTGAGCGACGGTCGCGAGGCTATGGGGTGGGACACGATGGACTACGGCGCGGCGGATCTGATCACGTCACCGCGACCTGACGAGCTCGACCAAATCGTCGGCGCTCAGGGGGGGCCTGAAACACACCACGTCTTTTCAGGCCTCGACGTGTATCCCATGGTCAAGGCCGCCCGCCGCCTGGTTTCGAATGAAACGCACGGACACATCTTCATGACTACCGAATCATGGGACCCGCGAGGTGCGGCTGGTGCCTTACGGTCCCTCAGATATCGCCATCGTGCGAAATACCTCAAAGGTGTTGACACGCTCCTCACGATCGGCGTCCATGCCCGAACTCAATTCACCGGCATCCTGCCTCGTGGCGTCCGGAGGGCTGACTTCGGCTACTTCGTCGATGAGCCAAGTGAAGATGTAGGTACCGCGCCACGAACAGTCTCCCCAGAATTCGAGTTCCTCTTCGTCGGCACGATGTCGCGTCTCAAGCAAGTCGACGTGCTCGTGGACAATCTTCGAGGCCTGCCCAGACGGGACTGGCGAGCCACATTCATTGGAGATGGCCCCTTAGCGGATGACGTTCGGCTGGCACAAACGGCTCTACCGGACAACATACGAGTTCTGGGAAGCTCATCGAACGCATTCGTCCGGTCTGTGATGGCATCCGCGGACGTATTAATCCTGCCCAGTGCATACGATGGCTGGGGGGCAGTGGTCAGCGAAGCCCTCATGACTGGTACCCGAGTCCTGGTCAGTGATAGAGCGGGATCTGCTGACCTCATCACGATTCCTCTGGCCGGCAGCAAGTTCGACGCTGGCTCAAATTCCGCAATCAAGGCCGCGCTTGTGAAGGCTTTGCAGCAAGGGAAACAAGAGCAAGAGGAACGCGAACGACTTGCCAAGTGGTCGGCCGCTCACCTATCACCTCACGCCGCAGCGGATTACCTGAAAGAGCTTGTTCGAGAGCCGCATAAGGCGGTCGCCGCACCTTGGCGTGAGAACGAAAACGGAGGCCTTCAAGCCACCAAAGAGGAGCGGCGATGA
- the wecB gene encoding non-hydrolyzing UDP-N-acetylglucosamine 2-epimerase: MTTPAPRLKVVTVVGTRPEIIRLSAVIKRLDEHVDHVLVHTGQNYDYELNEVFFEDLGLRRPDHFLEADTSSLGAVLGSILVSIEKVLVDERPDAFLVLGDTNSSISAVIAKRLKIPVFHMEAGNRSFDENVPEETNRRLVDHVADYNLVYTEHARRNLLAEGLHPSRIMLTGSPMAEVIDQNLSLIDGNDVLAREGLQAQGYILVSLHREENVDDAHRLTEALVAMRTLGEIHGARVLVSTHPRTRKRLDELPAMLTEGLQFHIPFGFHDFLTLQLHALIVLSDSGTISEESSLLGFPAVTLRDDIERPEALDTGHIITSGVTTDAILDSVRIALDTFPARGSSVLPAGYEIRDTSLRVLSFLRSKVHGHHARLGIRRTN, from the coding sequence ATGACCACCCCCGCTCCTCGACTCAAAGTCGTGACCGTCGTCGGGACGCGCCCCGAGATCATCCGCCTCTCGGCCGTGATCAAGCGCTTGGACGAACACGTCGACCACGTGCTGGTGCACACCGGCCAGAACTACGACTACGAGCTCAACGAGGTGTTCTTCGAAGACCTCGGGCTGCGTCGGCCCGATCACTTCCTCGAAGCCGACACGTCCTCGCTCGGAGCCGTGCTGGGCAGCATCCTCGTGTCGATCGAGAAGGTGCTCGTCGACGAGCGACCCGATGCCTTCCTGGTGCTCGGTGACACGAACAGCAGCATCTCGGCGGTCATCGCCAAGCGCCTGAAGATCCCGGTCTTCCACATGGAGGCCGGCAACCGTTCGTTCGATGAGAACGTGCCCGAAGAGACGAACCGGCGCCTCGTCGACCACGTGGCCGACTACAACCTCGTCTACACCGAGCACGCCCGCCGCAACTTGCTGGCCGAGGGACTACACCCGTCCCGCATCATGCTCACTGGATCCCCGATGGCAGAAGTCATCGATCAGAATCTCAGCCTCATCGATGGCAACGACGTGCTAGCGCGAGAAGGCCTCCAGGCGCAGGGGTACATCCTGGTCAGCCTTCATCGTGAAGAGAACGTCGACGACGCACACCGTCTGACGGAGGCGCTCGTGGCGATGCGCACCCTGGGCGAGATCCACGGCGCACGAGTCTTGGTCTCGACACATCCTCGGACGCGGAAGCGACTCGATGAACTCCCCGCCATGCTGACCGAGGGGTTGCAGTTCCACATCCCGTTCGGATTCCATGACTTCCTCACGCTGCAGCTGCACGCGTTGATCGTGCTGTCCGATAGCGGAACCATCAGTGAGGAGTCCAGCCTCTTGGGTTTCCCTGCTGTCACGCTCCGAGACGACATAGAGAGACCGGAGGCCCTCGACACTGGTCACATCATCACGAGTGGGGTGACCACCGACGCGATCTTGGACAGCGTGCGAATCGCACTTGACACTTTCCCGGCCCGCGGCTCGTCGGTCCTTCCCGCGGGCTACGAGATACGCGACACGTCCCTTCGGGTCCTCTCGTTCCTGCGATCGAAGGTGCACGGTCACCACGCTCGTCTCGGCATCCGCAGGACGAACTGA
- a CDS encoding acyltransferase, whose amino-acid sequence MGARVHLVNLVSAVLPQTRWFSTRRRLYQWAGADLAPGVRINGGVVLQGSNVTIGEGTWVGRRTEIVPGSHAKVTIGVRCDVSQDVLFVTGTHEIGTSTRRAGPGRSDPITVGDGCWIGARATLLGGTTLGNGVVVGAGAVVMGTFPDDVLIVGTPARVVREL is encoded by the coding sequence ATGGGTGCCAGGGTCCACCTTGTAAACCTCGTCTCCGCCGTTCTTCCTCAGACCCGGTGGTTCTCGACGAGGCGGCGTCTCTATCAGTGGGCCGGGGCAGATCTCGCGCCAGGCGTGCGGATCAACGGGGGGGTTGTTCTCCAAGGTTCGAACGTAACTATCGGCGAAGGCACTTGGGTCGGAAGGCGCACCGAAATCGTCCCCGGCAGTCACGCAAAGGTGACGATCGGAGTCAGATGTGACGTCTCGCAAGACGTACTCTTCGTGACGGGAACGCATGAGATCGGCACGTCCACTCGCCGTGCCGGACCGGGCCGAAGCGACCCGATCACGGTGGGAGACGGATGCTGGATCGGGGCTCGGGCCACTCTGCTGGGTGGAACGACTTTGGGAAACGGCGTCGTCGTCGGTGCCGGTGCCGTGGTCATGGGAACTTTCCCGGATGACGTCCTGATCGTGGGCACGCCGGCACGCGTGGTCAGGGAACTATGA